In Rhododendron vialii isolate Sample 1 chromosome 9a, ASM3025357v1, the following are encoded in one genomic region:
- the LOC131301266 gene encoding tetraspanin-6-like gives MYRFSNTVIGFLNLFTLLASIPIIGGGLWLARSSATCETFLQTPLLVIGFVILIISLAGFIGACFHVAWALWFYLFVMLLLIGALLGLTMFGFVVTGGGGGAELAGRVYREYRLERYSAWLRNWEARNWEAIRSCVVGSKACEKIKYWTPYDYLQRDMTPIQSGCCKPPTSCDYGATVMAQDPDCYRWNAPNLLCYECDSCKAGVLESVRNDWHKLSVLNIVMLVLLIGIYSIGCCAFRNTKRADTDYPHGENYMTKVRPRWDFHWWRWWHDRRHQIY, from the exons atgtacagATTCAGCAACACGGTGATCGGATTCCTAAACCTCTTCACACTCCTAGCCTCCATCCCCATCATCGGTGGCGGCTTATGGCTGGCGAGGAGCAGCGCCACGTGCGAGACCTTCCTCCAGACGCCACTCCTCGTGATCGGCTTCGTGATCCTCATAATCTCCCTGGCGGGCTTCATCGGCGCGTGCTTCCACGTGGCGTGGGCGCTCTGGTTCTACCTGTTCGTCATGCTGCTCCTCATAGGGGCGTTGCTGGGACTGACCATGTTCGGGTTCGTGGTGACGGGCGGGGGCGGCGGAGCCGAGTTGGCGGGGAGGGTGTACAGGGAGTACCGGCTGGAGAGGTACTCGGCGTGGCTGAGGAACTGGGAGGCGAGGAACTGGGAGGCGATTAGGAGTTGCGTTGTGGGGTCCAAGGCTTGTGAGAAGATCAAGTATTGGACGCCGTATGATTATTTGCAAAGAGACATGACGCCCATACAG TCGGGTTGCTGCAAGCCGCCAACATCATGCGATTATGGGGCAACCGTGATGGCCCAAGACCCGGACTGCTACCGGTGGAATGCCCCGAACTTGCTTTGCTACGAGTGCGATTCGTGCAAAGCCGGTGTGCTCGAAAGTGTGAGAAACGATTGGCACAAGCTCTCGGTTCTCAACATTGTCATGCTTGTTCTGCTCATTGGCATCTACTCCATCGGCTGCTGCGCTTTCCGAAACACCAAACGGGCCGATACCGATTACCCGCATGGCGAGAACTACATGACCAAAGTCCGCCCCAGATGGGATTTCCACTG GTGGAGATGGTGGCATGACAGAAGACACCAGATTTATTAG